The following nucleotide sequence is from Streptomyces leeuwenhoekii.
TCGGCGAGACGGTCCGCGAAGTCGTCGAGCGCGGGCTCCGGGCGCTGTGCCAGGCCCAGCCGGTGCAGCCGCCGTACCCGGGCGGGGGCTTCCCGGTCCTCGGGCGTGAGCAGCAGACGACCGGCCGGGCGGGGTGGGTCGTAGCTCATCGGCGGGCTCCGTGGCGGGCGGCGCGCGGGCGGGCAGGGTGTGCGCCGTGGACGTACGTCATGGGCGGCTCCGTGGCGGTGGGTACGGGCGGGGGCTCGTCACAGGGGGGCGCCGTGCTCCGTCGCCGGGGCGGCCGGGGTGTGGGCGAGGAGGTGGCGGACGAGGGTCAGCAGGGTCTGCACGCCCGAGCTGGAGATGCGGGCGTCGCAGCACACGACGGGAATCCGCGGGGACAGGTCGAGGGCGGTACGGACCTCCTCGGGGTCGTAGCGGTGGGCGCCGTCGAACTCGTTGATGGCGACGATGAAGACGAGGCCGCGCTGCTCGAAGAAGTCGATGGCCGCGAAGGAGTCCTCCAGGCGCCGGGTGTCGGCCAGGACGACCGCGCCGAGCGCGCCCTCGCACAGTTCGTCCCACATGAACCAGAACCGTTCCTGGCCGGGGGTGCCGAACAGGTACAGCACATGGTCGGGGTCGAGGGTGATGCGGCCGAAGTCCATCGCGACGGTCGTCTCGAGCTTGTTCTCGATGCCGTCGAGGTCGTCGGTGGCGGCACTGACCGTGGTGAGCAGTTCCTCCGTGCTGAGCGGCGCGATCTCGCTGACCGCGCCGACGAAGGTGGTCTTGCCCACGCCGAATCCGCCCGCCACGAGGATCTTCAGCGCGGTGGGGAACGGATCGGTGCCGTCGCCGTGGTCAGAGCTGTCGTCGTAGTCCATCGAGCACTGCCTCCAGAAGGGCCCGGTCCGTGGGATTGTGGTGAAACGCCGGGGGCTTGGTGGTCAGCACCCCGCAGTCGACGAGGTCCGACAGCAGCACCTTGGTGACCGCCACCGGCAGCCTCAGATGGGCGGCGACCTCGGCGACCGGGACGGGCCCGCGGCACAGGTCGAGCGCCTGCGCGTGCTCGGGGCCGAGGTAGCCGAGGGGAGCGGCTCCGGTCGCCATCACCTGCGACAGGAGGTCGAGGGCGACGGTGGGCCGGGTGCGGCCGTTGCTGACCGTGAAGGGGCGCACGAGCCGACCGGCCGCCTCGT
It contains:
- a CDS encoding DUF742 domain-containing protein, which produces MAAAGDGPWLDEAAGRLVRPFTVSNGRTRPTVALDLLSQVMATGAAPLGYLGPEHAQALDLCRGPVPVAEVAAHLRLPVAVTKVLLSDLVDCGVLTTKPPAFHHNPTDRALLEAVLDGLRRQL
- a CDS encoding GTP-binding protein, whose amino-acid sequence is MDYDDSSDHGDGTDPFPTALKILVAGGFGVGKTTFVGAVSEIAPLSTEELLTTVSAATDDLDGIENKLETTVAMDFGRITLDPDHVLYLFGTPGQERFWFMWDELCEGALGAVVLADTRRLEDSFAAIDFFEQRGLVFIVAINEFDGAHRYDPEEVRTALDLSPRIPVVCCDARISSSGVQTLLTLVRHLLAHTPAAPATEHGAPL